ACGTGGCCGGAACGAACATGATTGTGGTCTCTGTGCTGCCCACCGACGTCCTGGTGATCGCGCCGCGCACCATCCACGGGATGGGCGTGGTGGCGCACTCCCTGGGCAACCGGCACCTGCAGGCCCAGTTCTTCGACGCATCCTCGGAGTACGGCGCCGAGGTGATGGTGTGCCAGTACGACCACACCGTGGAGGACTACCTCAAACACGTCGGAGTGCCCTACAACCGCCAGGAGCGGGTCATGCCCGTGCCCTTCCGCCATGCCGAACACAGCCACTGATCCGGCGTCCGGTCGAGCCGCGTCCGCTGGTCGAGCCGCGTCCGCTGGTCGAGCCGCGTCCGCTGGTCGAGCCGCGTCCGCTGGTCGAGCCGCGTCCGCTGGTCGAGCTTGTCGAGACCAGGACGCGATTTCGACAGGCTCAATCAGCGGGTCCTATCAGCTGGCTCTCCAGCAGCTGACGGACTCTGCTCTGCCCACCGGGGCTTTTGCGCACTCGCTTGGCTTTGAGACCTATATTGACCGCGGGCTGGTGCATGATGAGGATTCGTTCGGGGTGTGGCTGGCCGCCTTTATTGGTCAGCAGCTGAGCTACTCGGATGGGCCGGCCATCCGGTTCCTATACGAGGGGCACGGCCTCGAGGAGCTGGACACCCTGATGACCGCGCAGCTGCTGCCCCGCCAGCTCCGGGAGGCCAGCGTCAAGATGGGCACCCGGCTGCTTGAGATCGGCAGCGAGGTGTTTCCGTCCGCAGGGCTCGAGGAATACCGGCAGCTGGTGACCGAAGGCCGGGCCGCCGGCCATCAGCCGCTGGCGTTCGCCGTCGTCGCGCGCTCATTGGGCGTCCCGCTGGCAGAAGCGCTCGCCGCGTACCTTTTTGCCGCCGTCACCTCGCTGACCCAGAACGCCGTCCGTGCCATCCCGCTGGGGCAGAACGCCGGCCAGCGGCTGCTGCGCGGGGC
This genomic interval from Micrococcaceae bacterium Sec5.7 contains the following:
- the ureE gene encoding urease accessory protein UreE gives rise to the protein MIIEKILGNLHELPAPEAYAGLHHEKVVLPSAQLVKRIQRVTTDHGQELGIRLPAGSGDLRDGDILHVAGTNMIVVSVLPTDVLVIAPRTIHGMGVVAHSLGNRHLQAQFFDASSEYGAEVMVCQYDHTVEDYLKHVGVPYNRQERVMPVPFRHAEHSH
- a CDS encoding urease accessory protein UreF, with the protein product MSGSYQLALQQLTDSALPTGAFAHSLGFETYIDRGLVHDEDSFGVWLAAFIGQQLSYSDGPAIRFLYEGHGLEELDTLMTAQLLPRQLREASVKMGTRLLEIGSEVFPSAGLEEYRQLVTEGRAAGHQPLAFAVVARSLGVPLAEALAAYLFAAVTSLTQNAVRAIPLGQNAGQRLLRGASDDVTAAVERASHLTPDDFGAVSPGLEISQMRHERQRARMFMS